The segment GGACCACAGGGATTCTTATTACCTTTTTTGCCGGTATCATGGATCTTCAAAGCAACATTTTACAATATGCAAATGCAGGTCAGTGTCATCCCATATTGGTTCGCCATAAAACGGTATATGAACTTCCCGTAGCTGGATCTGCAATAGGATACGCCCAAAATGTCAACTTTAATGAACAGATAACACAACTACAAGAAGGGGATATCCTCTCTTTTTTTACCGATGGCTTAGTCGAATACAAAAAGGACAACGACCATATCATAACAATTTCTGCAAAAACTATATTCGAAGG is part of the Treponema sp. J25 genome and harbors:
- a CDS encoding SpoIIE family protein phosphatase, translating into TTGILITFFAGIMDLQSNILQYANAGQCHPILVRHKTVYELPVAGSAIGYAQNVNFNEQITQLQEGDILSFFTDGLVEYKKDNDHIITISAKTIFEGVEYTQEYHKNILNRALEISGTKNFTDDVTILTARIQG